The genomic region TCTTCCTCGCATATTGTAGACAGAATGGACAAGAGAAGAAGATGAAAAGTTACTTCATCTTGCGAAGCTCATGCCGACGCAGTGGAGAACTATAGCACCAATTGTTGGCCGTACTCCCTCACAGTGCCTTGAACGTTATGAAAAACTTCTTGATTCAGCTGTTAATGATGCAACAACATATGAACAAGGAGATGATCCTCGTAAATTACGTCCTGGAGAAATTGATCCAAATCCAGAATCTAAGCCTGCACGACCAGATCCTGTTGATATGGATGAAGATGAAAAAGAAATGTTATCTGAAGCACGTGCTCGTTTGGCTAATACAAGGGGTAAAAAGGCTAAAAGAAAAGCTAGAGAAAAACAACTTGAAGAGGCAAGGAGGCTTGCTTCGTTACAGAAAAGGAGGGAACTGAAGGCTGCTGGTATAGATGCTAGGCAGAGGAAGAGGAAAAGAAAAGGGATTGACTACAACGCTGAGATCCCTTTTGAGAAAAGGCCTCCCCCTGGGTTTTATGACGTTGTTGATGAAGATAGACCTGTAGAACAGCCTAAATTTCCCACGACAATTGAGGAGCTTGAAGGAGAAAGAAGGGTGGATAAGGAGGCCCGATTAAGGAAGCAAGACATTGCTAAAAATAAAATTGCGGAAAGACAGGATGCTCCCGCAGCAATAATGCAAGCCAACAAGCTCAATGATCCTGAAACCGTTAGGAAGAGATCCCCAGATTTCTGATCAAGATCTAGAGGAAATCGCTAGAATGGGATATGCTACTGATATCTTAGCTGGAAATCAGGAGCACATGGAAGGGAGTGGTGCTACTCGTGCTCTTCTTGCAGATTACTCTCAGACTCCACGGCCAGGAATGACTCCTATGCGAACTCCTCAGAGAACGCCAGCTGGTAAAGGGGATGCTATTATGATGGAGGCCGAAAATTTAGCTAGACTTAGGGAATCTCAGACTCCATTGCTTGGAGGAAGCAACCCTGAATTGCATCCATCTGATTTTTCTGGTGTAACCCCAAAGAGAAGGGAGGTTCAGACTCCAAACCCCATGCTTACTCCTTTAACAACTCCCGGGGGAGCTGGCCTTACACCTAGACTTGGGATGACTCCCTCCAGGGACAGCAATTCCTTTGGCTTGACGCCAAAAGGGACTCCTATTAGAGACGGGCTTCATATAAATGAAGGATCGGATATGCATGATAGTGGTAAGCTTGAAGTTAGAAGGCAAGCTGAGCTTAAGAGGAACCTCCGCATGGGTCTAAGTAGTCTGCCTGAGCCAAAGAATGACTATGAAGTGGTTGTTCGCCCTGCCCCTGAGGATGCTGAAGAGCAAGAAGAGAAGATTGAAGAAGACATGTCAGATAGGATAGCTCGTGAAAACGCTGAGGAAGAGGCGAGGTTACAGGCATTACTGAGGAAGAGATCAAAAGTTCTGCAGAGAGAGCTCCCTCGCCCTCCAGCTGCTTCACTTGAGCTCATTAGACATTCATTGATGAGAGCTGATGAAGACAAGAGCTCGTTTGTCCCACCAACCGACATTGAGCAAGCAGATGAAATTGTAAGAAAGGAGTTGCTGTCCTTGCTAGAGCATGATAACGCTAAGTACCCACTAAACGATAAAGAGAAAAAGAAGGGAGCTAAGCGTACAGCCAATGGAATCCCTGCTATTGATGATTTTGAAGAAGCGGTACTGAAAGAGGTATGACTTCCTATTTATTTAGTGCATATTAGTGGCGAGGTAATCTTTTTTAACAAGTTGAGTAAAACCTGTGTGGGTTTAGTAAAAGGATTCAAATTTGAAACTTTAAAAATTATCTCTAATAGACGACAAATGTTGCTGTTTTGCATTAGTACACGAGTTTTGTCATTGTTGTCAAGACATGTTTTCTACCTGTTAGGATGGCTTTAGTGCGTGCTATTGTTCTCATCTGTCTAGTGTTTTACAGCTACATACACCTCAGACGGTCTAAAGAGAGCATCATGATTTTTGCAGGATATATACGTAGTGAATCCTGATAAATTAGTTTCATATTGGATAGTGTTAGATGATGTGTAAATTTATCAAATTTGTTTGCCGGTTCTAAACCTTCTGCAGGATTGTTGGTTGTGTAATATCTAGTGCATGCTTTTAGATTTGAATGTATTCTCACAATTATCACTACACACATTCTTCAGGCCAGCTCTTTAATTGAAGAGGAGGCTCAATATCTACGTAGAGCAATGGGACACAAAGAGGATTCACTTGAAGAATTTGTTGAGGCGCACAAGACTTGCTTGACTGATTTGATGTATTTCCCCACTCGTAATGCTTATGGCCTCTCAAGCGTGGCTGGAACTGCTGAGAAACTTTCAGCACTCCAAAATGAATTTGAACACGTCAAGAGGAAAATGGATGATGATAACAAAAAGGCACAGCGGAGTGAGAGGAAGGTTGATATTCGTACTAATGGTTACAAGGTTAGTGCTAAAACTCGTTATTTGGGTTTTCGTGCCTTAAATATGATCTGTCTTCACTTAATCTCTTTATCTAAATATAAAGTATAGTCAGTCCATATATCCTAATATCCCTGCTAAATGTCCACAATATTTGATTTAACAAGTTAATTCTCCCCAAATTGATGTATGCCTCATAACTAAACAAATATAAAACCTTGTTTAACAAGACATTTATACAGCTACTCTTAAGGGGCGGGGTTTGATCATTGTCACATGTTCAAAATCACTGATCACTTGCACAAATACaaataaaaaaggtaaataaatagtTGAGACGACATAAATATATACTGTTTTAGGGACAATGTGATTGTGGTGAAATGTGAGATATAACCAGCCATTGGGCCAAAAAACAATTATGAGTTTCAAGGAATGTTACATTGGCTGGTTTTATTATTGGCTTCAAGCGGCAGTCAACTTACTATTAACATAAGCAATTGCTGTTGACTCTATTATGGGGCCAATTTACCCGTCAAAATAAGAACGTGTATGGAAGATGTCCTAGCCTACTACATGACAGGTTTAATCAACACCCATGTTGCCCAAATGACTTGGGAAAATTTGTAAAAGCACCCTTAAAAAAATTTATGTACAACACCAAAGCATACATCAGACAACGCATGAAAGATAAAAAAAAGTGGTGGGATATGAAAATGAATGCAAATTagcgaaaaagaaaaaaaataatcaAAAAGGCCAGAACCAAAAGAAGAAATGGAACGTATTTGAAGTAAAAAGATTACATATTTAATACTGAAGTGGTATATCTTGATTCTTGATCTAttttgttttttaattattttgtgAACAAAAGAAGAACGAGGAAGTTTGCAGAAAGATCGAGAGGAGACTGGAGAATGCTGATAAATGGCGTAGATTTATACGACCAAATGAAACTTGTGATCTGTTAAAACCCTACTACACTATTTCCAGGATTCACTTGTTACTTGTTAGTGTGGATAGAGGAGTTGATTTGATTATTCGGGTCTGCTGTGAGTCGGGATTAATGAGGATCTATATTGAGTTTGAGTTTTCACAAGTGAATGCTCTTTTGAGTTCAATGGTGATAAATCCAATCAGGTTCAGTTCGATTTAGTATCGAGTCAGGTCATTGACAATTTGACATTCATTACATTTTTTCTTATATTTTCAAGTTTAAACTGTCATTTCACATATAAGCTACTCCCTCCTAGTCTCTATTTTCCTCCCTTTGTTTGTGGGCACGGGTATTAATGCGaggaaaaaaataagagtaaaagagtgggtgggtttgatgataggagagaggtatgaataattaggagCTAAGAGcacccacattgaagaggataCACCATCCTCTTAGGACTCTCTCTCATctaagaggatgtcctcttcaatgtggatacATCCTCTTAGTGTCCtctttgaagaggaagaggaagacatCCTCTATTTATGGAGTATGTCCTTGTTTTGGCCCTTGTGCCATATAAGAGAGAAAAAGTGTGATGAGGTCCTACTTTAAAGGTGGAAAGGAGAGGAACACAACATCCTCTTTGATGTGGAGAAAAAGAGAGGAAGAGGATGAGAAATTGGAAAATGTggcaaaaaataagagaaaatattATACCCAatgaaaaaattagaaaaaataaagaagaggaagaagacctcCTATTCAATGTGGATGCTCTAAATAAGTAATTGTGGGGCCAAAGCATtaaataaagtaataaaatatgggtaaaagagttgggtggggtttggtaataggagcgagggatgaataaaataagagtaaaagtttccaaaataagaaaggggaagaaaacctgattAATTCGTTTAAGGAAATagtgaagaaaatagtgaataggagggagtatatttaagtatttttattttacttttagtTAAAAACATTTTAAGTAAATGTCGAATTGAAGAGAGATTCAAAAGACTTCATCTCTTTCGATCGTAacaaatcacaaaattcctcaTGTCTTGTAATTTCTCCAAAAACTTGGAACTTATCAACTAATGACTGGAAATCGCTGAACAAAAGTCAAAGTTCTGATGTTTGAATGGTGGAAAGTGGCAGCAGTGTTTATGGTGGTGATGTGAAGGTGGCGGCAGAGGTGGTGCAAAGGTGATGCGAAAGTGGCGGTGGTCTTGTATTTCTCTTGTATCTTAGAACATACTCAGGTATTCGAGTGGTGAATCTAGGAGGTGAAGAATGGAGAACTTAATGTCGCTGACTCTCTGTGCTTCTTTTTCACTGTGTGTCATCTGTGAGTTAGGTTGCATACATCCTGACCCCCTTAGGTTGCCATTCGTGGGAACCCTTGAAGCactattgtttttcttataaaagaGTGTCTACAGTAGAAGGTTTATATGTAGCTTTTGTTGGTCATGGTATAAAGATGCCTGAATATTTATATTACTTGAAGCAAAATTTCTGATAGTGATGTCTTTTTCCCTAATTTCCAGGCACGAGAGGCTAAACTTAGGGAACAAATCGAGCTAACATTCAAACAGATGAATACAGCTGGGACAGAATTGGACTGCTTCTTAGCCTTACAGAGGCAGGAAAAAGTAGCAGCTACATTAAGGATCAAGGGACTTTGGGAGGAAGTTCAAAAGCAGAAAGAGCTTGAAACTAGTTTACAGAAACGTTATGGAGATGCTGTCGCGGAACTTGAGAGGATTCAGGTGTTGATGGGGCAGTACAAAATACAAGCTCAACAACTAGAAGAATTGGAAGCAAAGAAGCTTGCTCAAGAACTGGAAGCCAAGAAGCAAGCTGAAGAAGCTGAAGCTAATAAGCAAACTGATGAAGTAGCTTCTGAAGTGCTTAACCCTGTGGAAGTTCCTGAGCCTGTAAGCATGTTGATAGATGTGATTTCCAGCAGTGAGTCGGTTGGAGTGGAGGGTCATGGTACAAGTCCGATTGAGGGAAAGGAAGCTATGTTAGATGTAGATGAAGGTGGAGATGGAGATGGTGGTGGGAAATTTGTTGAAGGCGGTGGTAATGATGTTCAAGACTGAGAGTGCTTTCTAGCAGGTTCAAGACTAAGGCTGTCGTCGGAAGTTTGCCTTCTGGTAGTGCTAACAATGAGTTAAATCCGAAGCTGGAAGCAAAGTTGTCGGTCTCTATTGGTGTTTACGAAGGGTTCCTAGCTCTCTATCTTTGCTGTTACCTTGTTCTTTTCATCAGAAGTGGCATCCTCTCCCATACTCGTCGTAATATGCAAAGGAGCAACTGTGCTCATTTTTCTTGTTTGTACTTCCTGCTTGGTCTCTTGAACGGGACTTCCTATTGTACTGAATTTATTGCAAATATCCTGATCCTTTGAGGCAACATATTTCCGTGTTGTGCTGTCCTTGTTATGGTTGTGCAATATTCAAGGGATAAATTTTGTGGTATATTCTAGAACAATCATGTTGTCTTGAGTTTCGCCATTATCGTCATAGGGCACCTGACCTACCTGAGCATATATTGACTCGGCCTGTCTTACTCTTTATCTGTACTACTTTCGAACTAACACTAGTCAGAATAACTATCTTATACTCGCGGCACAGAAGCACAATGGTGGGACTCAAATACACCACCACCGGTCCACCACTGCCCATCTGTTGTCAATTAATGGATTATATTCTCTAATGGCTCATGATGAAAGTGTGTCGTAAATACTTGTATTTTTATAAGTTTAATGGCAAAAGCCAGAGTCGAGGAGTTTCCTGACCAGGTATCCGACACAACAGAAGCAACGATAGTAACTACAACCATTTTAACCTCCACTGGttgaaaatcaaaacaaaaaaaatctggGAATGGATATATTTCGAGACTTTGGGACACTTGCACAATTATAATGTATACGATCTAGCTCCTTCGtacaaaggaaaacaaaaaaTCATTACTTCTGGCAGATCCAATTTTATTCAAGATACTAACCGGAATACCGCCCCAAATTGGTTCAACTGTTGTACTTTATTCTTGTATAAAAAAAGTGATGTAGCTTTGCGCAATTGGTATATGAGAGCTGAAAATTAAACAAGCTCATCATCTGAATGCCTAAAACTTTCCCGGGAAAACTGGTATTGAGATAATTTGGAGGAAAAGCATCTGATTACATATGTACATATGAAAACTGAAATAATTTGTCGATACAATTTCACTCTATAAATAGTACAGTTGATTTTCTCATCACTTTCATCAACTCTCAAAACACCCGGCTTAATTGGGAATTCAAATATACTTAAACGCAAGTTCCTTCACGTTAACGAGAATCATTCCCCACCCTTGAACTGCCATTCTCTGCGGCACATAGGGCAATGGGCTTGAGACGTTTGCGAATTCACCCACTTCAAGATGCAGTGAAGATGGAATGCATGGTTGCATTGCCCCCAAACTGCAACAAACACATCATCAAAGTTGATACTAATTGACACAAACTAGATGTATAAAATGTTGTGCTTGATTTGAGCTGTGCCCCCACCCGTTTGGTACCAGTATACACTCAAGTAACCAGGAAAACTATAATACCTCACTCCTCAACATACTTGCACAAATTCTTACTGATAAAATGAAGACTACTCAGCATTACAGTTTAGATGATATCTGGATCCTCTAAGTTGCTACAGGGTTTAGTTACTCAAACAACATAACAAAGAGGGGATATTGCAGAATTAAGGCTATTTATCTTGTTACATTTTGCAAGCGTGGACCTCTAGCAACTCTAAAAACGGTGTAGAAGGAAAACCAGGGATCTGCTACTGCTAAGTTCTTTCAGTGGTTATCATAACTTTAGGTATGGTACAGGGTAGAATGAGGCCCATGTTTACATAGCTAGCCTTTACCCAATGCCTTTAGTTGCTATAACAAGGCATGATAGTTTAACAGTCCCCCTCGGCCCCTCCCTGGATTCACAGAAAGGATGGCCCTAAATTACAGACTGCTGGCTGCTTCATGCGATACTTCCTCTCTCTATGAATAACCTTTCCGGTTTCCTTCTTGAGATGTCTAATATATTTAACCTTCTACTTAGaatcttcctttttttttgtatGTTACTAGAAAGTTTACTCATGTACGAAGAAATGAAGACATCTTGAGAGATGTTTACATGCTATACTAACATTCTCACCTACCCAGCTACCCTGATGATGGGATAAGCTGCAAAAACAGTGCATATTCTTAGAGAAAAGACACTCCCTTCAGAGGGGAAAGAAAATAATACCATAACCCCGATTATTCCACAATTTGTAATTTATGAAACCTATGACAGCGGTATTAGCATTGTGTGCCCTCAGCTACTGGCTACCGGATATATGTTAGCATGATAGACCAAGAAAACAGAGGATGATTTACTCACTCAAAGGGCAGTCATCTCCAGGAAGTTTGCAATCTGGACAACAACCATCGAAGGCCATCCTACATATGCCACAGGTTTCATCTTGGGCATCCCAGGTCCATGAAGCCACAGCATGCCATTGTATAATCTTGACTTTCATCCTCTTTCCTATGAGCTATGGCAGCCAAGCATGCAGTCAAACACATTAATGATAACCACAAAATATATACTATCCCACCTAGTTACTAAGCTACCTCTGGGAAAGGAGAATGAAGCTTGGGAAAGGAGAATGAAGCTTCGCAACATCGAGTAATAAGCTTAAATAACATAGAAGTGCACCAGCTTTGATAGCACCTTTACAACAACAGCATATGCGGATTTACTCAACATAATCCCACACTAAATCAATATAGGGGAAAAATTACTTGGAACAAAAACATAATCTGAATCAGACAACAGTGCACCAGCTTTGATAGCAACTTCGCATCCAATTGTCTAAAGAAACCATCAATATACATACACATGAATTACAAATCTTGAATGAACACAATAGCACGATAGCTGAATCTAACTAACTTTTTTTAACCAAACACAACAATTTAACCTAGAAATGCAGATTTCTAATTTTCTACATGTAGTATATTCGCATATATGCACATTAATTGTGAAACAAGATGGGTAACAAGAAAACCTCAACTAAATTTGAGTGATAAGTAGAGGAAGAACAgagaatctgaaaaaaaaaaagacataaaCATAACATAAACAAAGTGAAACATGGGACAAAACCGGGAAATGCGCATAAAATTGTGACTGCTGCTTGAGCTATGGAACTGCCCACTCGAAAGTAAGTGACACCATGTCAATCGCTACCTCACCTCTTCCTTCTCACTAGAATCCACCAGATAAGGGTTGGTGGAAGCTTAACTTGGATACAGCTATTTTTTCCGGGAAATGGGAGTGGGATGGCGGTATTTATAAGGGATTTCAGTGGTGTGGTCTCTAAAGCAGCAGCAACTTCCAACCTAATGTGACCCGAAAGTAATTGAGGCAAAGGCAATGAGTTTGCTCTGATGATAGCGTTGCAACAAGAAACCGAAAGCATTGTGATAGACACAGATTGTTCCACTTTGACTACCATTATGTAACAGCTTACCAATCACTTTTGTGCCCTAGGCAGAGACATTGCAGTTCTAACTAGTTATTTGAGGTGTATCACATTTCCTTGGTTCTGCATCGAACTCAAGGCAGATAGGAAGGGGGGAAATATGTTGGTGCCGATCACTGTTCACCAGTCACCAGCCTCTTTCATCAAATAAAGGGTAATTAATTGCATTAAGTTACAAGACATAACATCCAAGCAGTAGGCTACAGATATAGAATAACCATCGTAAGCCGGTACTTGAGGTATGCAGTCACAATAAAAGTACAGCAGCAGCTGCAATGAGTATAAGGCATTAAGACGAGTACTTAAAAGACGATTTCAAATCCGGTCTTGCATCACTTAAATTTGATCATCATTGCTACCTTTGTACAATTAAACCTAACCAAGCAATCTTTTTTGAGTTTTTCCAAATTCAATTCAAACACAAGGAATTCAATGCCGGAATTCAagaatcaaaccaaccaaataataATAGAATTCAACACAAATCATTGATATTCAAATTATTATTCACCCCAGATTTGTTCATATTGTGTTTACAATCGTCAAATTACAATATAAACACCGAATAGCAGAACAGTTATACCAACAAAAAAGTGGAATTAGACCTAAAAaccgaaaattagggtttatacctGAAAGAGAAGTCGTTGATATG from Silene latifolia isolate original U9 population chromosome 3, ASM4854445v1, whole genome shotgun sequence harbors:
- the LOC141647457 gene encoding LOW QUALITY PROTEIN: cell division cycle 5-like protein (The sequence of the model RefSeq protein was modified relative to this genomic sequence to represent the inferred CDS: inserted 2 bases in 1 codon), which codes for MRIMIKGGVWKNTEDEILKAAVMKYGKNQWARISSLLVRKSAKQCKARWYEWLDPSIKKTEWTREEDEKLLHLAKLMPTQWRTIAPIVGRTPSQCLERYEKLLDSAVNDATTYEQGDDPRKLRPGEIDPNPESKPARPDPVDMDEDEKEMLSEARARLANTRGKKAKRKAREKQLEEARRLASLQKRRELKAAGIDARQRKRKRKGIDYNAEIPFEKRPPPGFYDVVDEDRPVEQPKFPTTIEELEGERRVDKEARLRKQDIAKNKIAERQDAPAAIMQANKLNDPETVRKRXPQISDQDLEEIARMGYATDILAGNQEHMEGSGATRALLADYSQTPRPGMTPMRTPQRTPAGKGDAIMMEAENLARLRESQTPLLGGSNPELHPSDFSGVTPKRREVQTPNPMLTPLTTPGGAGLTPRLGMTPSRDSNSFGLTPKGTPIRDGLHINEGSDMHDSGKLEVRRQAELKRNLRMGLSSLPEPKNDYEVVVRPAPEDAEEQEEKIEEDMSDRIARENAEEEARLQALLRKRSKVLQRELPRPPAASLELIRHSLMRADEDKSSFVPPTDIEQADEIVRKELLSLLEHDNAKYPLNDKEKKKGAKRTANGIPAIDDFEEAVLKEASSLIEEEAQYLRRAMGHKEDSLEEFVEAHKTCLTDLMYFPTRNAYGLSSVAGTAEKLSALQNEFEHVKRKMDDDNKKAQRSERKVDIRTNGYKAREAKLREQIELTFKQMNTAGTELDCFLALQRQEKVAATLRIKGLWEEVQKQKELETSLQKRYGDAVAELERIQVLMGQYKIQAQQLEELEAKKLAQELEAKKQAEEAEANKQTDEVASEVLNPVEVPEPVSMLIDVISSSESVGVEGHGTSPIEGKEAMLDVDEGGDGDGGGKFVEGGGNDVQD
- the LOC141647458 gene encoding anaphase-promoting complex subunit 11, with product MKVKIIQWHAVASWTWDAQDETCGICRMAFDGCCPDCKLPGDDCPLIWGQCNHAFHLHCILKWVNSQTSQAHCPMCRREWQFKGGE